The Salmo salar chromosome ssa19, Ssal_v3.1, whole genome shotgun sequence DNA window GAAACTGCTGAGTTGGTCACCATTCCAGTCAGTTATGTGTTTTGTAACTCGATACAGAAGAGAGGGCACTCAACCATTACGCATAAACACACTCTGGCACTCGACTACAACTGTACAGAGAAAGCTTGAGAAGATGTATTGATTGAAAAGGACCGAGCAGGGTACTGCAGGTCATTCTATCAGCAGTGTGTCTAATGAAAAATGTCCTCTGTGTCACTGATGGATACTCTGTGTACTCTAATCTGGTcctattctatgtcctttttggCAAAACATCTAATGTATCATATTTGCTACGGTGGTTGTTTATTGCCGCTCAACTTTTGTGACCCAACAGTGCTACTGATATATATGATTGTTTGTTTTACCGTGTGCAGTTGTGTAATAGAACTTGTTTCTATTGATTTTTCAGATCTACATGTATACCATGGACACTGATATGATTCCAAAATTCTCCTCGAAAGACGAGGAGATTAACTTCTGGAAGGCTCTTTCCCTCAAGTACAAGAAAAAGTAAGATCTGCACAAATCATGCCTTTTGTGTTACGTTAATGGTCATCATCAGGCTTAACTTTTCCTTGAACTCACAAGGAACTCCGAGGTGTTACAGTATGATGTTTGAATCCTGTGGTTTCACTGTGTGCGTGGGATCAGAGTAACACTACCTGTACATTAAAATCATGAATACTTCTGAAAGGAAATTCCCCAGCAAGACTTGTTACATGGACCTCAAATGGCTTTCATCATTCTGTCATTTTAAAGAGCTGTAATGAAGGATAGATCCAGTTTCACCTGTGAAAGTCCTTTATATAAGACCTTTTTAGGAATTTCCTTCAATGCTCCTTTATACTTCCAAAGGCACAGATCTGGTTTCACATTAAAAACAGAAGCCCTAGTATGTCTCTCTATTCTAATATTGTCTACTGAATGGGATTACGTAATACCGGTGTTAGATGTATCTTTTCTCATCTGTGAGACACTGGCAGTGGGCAGCAGACATCACTCTGCTCCCTGTAATGGAATTATCTCTGGTCTATTTCTCACAATGAACATCCTCATCACACagcataggcctactgctgtTTGAAATAAGACTGCTGATAAGATCACAGTGGACCACAGACACACCCAGCACTAGGGGAAACTACAACCAGTTATATAAGGGGAATTTCCATgttaaaggacccatgagcacgaACATGTGAAGTTTATCGGAGCATGCCACATTGGGTGTAAAATGAAAGCTAAAAgtctatttacatttttttattttttattaaggcATATATATTTTTCAACAATTTTCCTACAATttaggaataagcaaaggctttgatttctgttCAAACAGATGTAAAAGGgggtctttttattttttatttcacctttatttaaccaggtaggctagttgagaacaagttctcatttacaactgcagcctggccaagataaagcaaagcagtgcgacacaaaaaacaacacattgTCTTAGACAACATCTatcagaaaaagtcttaaaaggtattagaaagcgcagtaatgttgaagtaaagaccactcccaactaatatcaacacttatatttagTTTTGAAGAAATTATttaccttctgtaagtttaagaaacattgccttgtaaTTCTGTTTCCAAAAACCCACATTTTTAAGATATTTTCTAAGTTCAGagtagtaacaagtaaaggtagacctacaccttagttatagtgtttttactgatatcaagtTTGTTTGATTTATAAAGTGATTAAAACTCGTAATTATGTTATAAAATCGGAAtttaattggctacaatgggaaatcgtagtcacaaaccacagttggttCACCTGCTACTTTCcttccttccactggcatactgttatgttcaactCATAACTGTTTTCTTTCTTGTTCTGTCATCTGGTGGTCAAAGCGTGAAAGAgtgaaaacagtctggacaacctctCATTCTCcctatgcttctctctctctctctctccctatgcttctctctctctctctctccctatgcttctctctctctctctctctctccctatgcttctctctctctctctctctctctccctatgcttctctctctctctctctctctctccctatgcttctctctctctctctctctctctccctatgcttctctctctctctctctccctatgcttctctctctctctctctctctctctctctccctatgcttctctctctctctctctctccctatgcttctctctctctctctctccctatgcttctctctctctctctctctccctatgcttctctctctctctctctctctccctatgcttctctctctctctctctctctctctccctatgcttctctctctctctctctctctcccctatgcttctctctctctctctctctctctctctccctatgcttctctctctctctctctctctctccctatgcttctctctctctctctctctctctctccctatgcttctctctctctctctctctctctccctatgcttctctctctctctctctctctcctatgcttctctctctctctctctctctctctctctctctctctctctctatgattctctctctctctctctctctctccctatgcttctctctctctctctctctctatgcttctctctctccctctctctctctctgctctctctctctctctccctatgcttctctctctctctctctctctctctctctctctctctctccctatgcttctctctctctctctctccctatgcttctctctctctctctctccctatgcttctctctctctctttcttttctatctttcatttatatatatgtatgtatgtatgtgtatatgtgtatatatatatatatatatatgtattatatgtatatatgtgcttTTTTacacgtctatgattggttcagatttggtctggtacAGACCAACCAAATGTGATCTTGTTTGGAGGCAGAGCTCAAgagaataatagccagtgtgtagaataatacccaaatatgcaaaagaaggatattgcatatttctacctttgcgtacctattcaggatacatcaccacGAAGAGAATGATATTCCtgtccataattatgcatttctgtatagtgCAGATCAGAGACCCATGTAGGCCAAATTCTGTCACTGAAATTCCgttaccgggtgtaaatccacttcacttactgtagttcaataaccaaaatagatattattttttttcaacgtcagtgtcatgtcatagctgacaccctattctatctgcagacatctttgaatcttaatttaGAGCAAATATGTAAATTGTTCAAATTAGTCCATGTGCATAGAGTTGGATGATTTTGTTCAACTTTGAAATCAAGGGTTTTTGTTTGGTAACATTTTGAAGTAAGAACAAATCTGAGTCTCCGCCTAATTCtattactgtggaattgccctaaggctctctggacatttacacccaAGGGGATTCAAATCCACTTCTCTTTGTATTGCTCGATTTAAATGTGTTTCTGATGAATTTGGTAGTGAAGCAGTTGTACAATATTCTTCCTTAGTATCAACAATGGATGCTCTTGCTTGAGGATTCCCCCAAACTCtgttgcaaaaaaaaacatttttggtagTAAAGTGAGGAGGATGGTCGTGTTCCCTGACAGTTCAAGGATATCCGATAGGGACATCTGCCTCAAGCTGTTCAAAGGCCACGAGGGTGCTGCTGCGTTTGGAATAAACCACAGATGGAGGAAGTGGGCTTTCCCCTTCAAAAACACCACTGCCCCCAGGGTCACAACACAGGACACCCCATAGAAGGACAGTGAGTTCTATTTAATGGCTTTCCTGGCTCCAGGCTCCCCTTCCACCCTGTCCCGCCAGTCACATGCCTGTAGCGTGCCATTCCGATGGCCCCCGGACACTGACATTTTTAGAGCAGCTGTGTGTATATCCATGGCTGTAGCGGGCGCCGGATACATACTTATATAACCACACTCAACCCCCCCCGAAACGCTGTTAAGCTGTGTAACAGTACAAATCCCGTGTGAGCTTTGTTACCCTATCAAGTCCAACCGTAACGCCGGCACGTTTTTAATTAACGGGAGCTGCGCTAGAGTGGGGTTTGTGAGACAAGGGCTGATCCCGTAAGGTGCCGGGTCTTTTTACAGAAACGTCTGAATGGTTTGAGCTACACAAAACACGCTCTGCCCTGGTCACATACCCACTGTAAACAACCCAACCTGGTTATTTATAGAATATCTGCTGGTGCACTGAGCAACAGACAGTCTGTTTCCGTATGGAGAGGCCAGGGTGGACTAGTGACGAGATGTGTTATCAAACAATGAGGGGAAGTCAAAGGGTTCTTTGATTAGCTGGGTCAAGTGAGTTCAGTGTAACTGAATCAGAATCATGTTTATTGTCCTACAAGAGGAACATCTTGGCACAGCTCACACATGAATACATAAAACAAATATGGAAACAAACAACAGTCAGGCATAAATCCTGTGTGGGTTTTGTTAAGCAGTGTAACTGTACAAATCCTGTGTGGGCTTTGTTAACCGAAATGAGTCCCACCGTAACACTGTTTTGGACTTCTAACCCTTTTTAAATATTGTGTTTGAGTTAGACTTCTGGTTTGAACCATTGGGCTTTGTTAAAGGGTTAATCCACACCAAACCACTAATCCCTATGATTAACAGTGTTAAATAAAACTATGTggggaaaaaaaaattgtaaaccaATGTTTCATTTTGTCTTTGTAACAAGATTGGTAGAATTGTCAATCGCttttggaaatctgttgcagctcaagtctacttaaacaggaagcacctgtgctaaggtctatttaactctggtctgaccaatcggaatccatgcttcaagattttTTTTGATCACGAGGtttgggatatgttccgggtagcctctgagaataacatcgacgaatacacggatacggtgactgagttcatcaggaagtgtataggagatgttgtacccactgtgactaacttacccaaaccagaaaccgtgtatAGATGGcaacattcgcgcaaaactgaaagtgcgaaccaccgcatttaaccatggcaaggtgactggaaatatggctgaatacaaacagtgtagttaatccctccgtaaggcaatcaaacaggcaaaatgtcagtacagagccaaagtggagtcgcaattcaacggctcagacacgagatgtatgtgtcAGGGTCTACAgaaaatcacggactacaaagggaaaccagccacgtcgcgggcACCGGCGTCTTGTTTCCCggcaagctaaacaccttctttgccttctttgaggacaacacagtgcccCTGACTCggtccgctaccaaggactgtgggctctccgtggccgacgtgagtaagacatctaagcgtgttaaccctcgcaaggcatccctagccgtggcggcagagcatgcgcagaccagctggctggagtggttacggacatattcaatctctccctatcccagactgctgtccccacttgcttcaagatgtccaccattgttcctgtacccaagaaagcaaaggtaactaaactaaatgactatcgccctgtagcactcacttctgtcatcatgaagtgctttgagagactcgtcaaggatcatatcacctccaccttaccggccaccctagacccacttcaatttgcttaccgccccaatagattcaCAGACGATGCagtcgccatcgcactgcacactgccatatcccatctggacaagagcaaTACctaatgtaagaatgctgttcattgactatagctcagcatttaacaccatagtaccctccatgcTCATCATTaggctcggggccctgggtctgaaccctgccctgtgcaactgggtcctggacttcctgacgggcggcccccaggtggtgaaggtaggaaacaacacaacacctctacttcgctgatcctcatcacaggggccccacaagggtgcttgctcagccccctcctgttctccctgttcagcCATGACTGCGTGGCGATGCACggttccaactcaatcatcaagttcgcAGACGACGCAACAgaagtaggcctgattaccaacaatgacgagacagcctgcagggaggaggtgagggccctgggagagtggtgccaggaaaataacatctcactcaatgtcaacaaaacaaaggagctgatcgtggacttcaggaaatagcagagggagcatacccctatccacatcgacggcactgcagtggagaaagtggaaagcttcaagttcctcggcgtacacatcattgacgatctgaaatggtccacccacacacagtgtggtgaaggtgaagaaagcgcaacagcgcctattcaacctcaggaggctgaagaaatttggcttggcccctaaaaccctgaaaaacctttacagatgcacaattgagagcatcctgtcgggctgtataaccgtctggtacagcaactgcaccacacgcaaccgcagggctctccagagggtggtgtggtctgcccaacgcatcaccggggtgaTTTGAAGCGCGTacaaaatcgtctgtcctcggttgcgacACTCGCTAttgagtttccatggccgagcaaccacacacaagcctaagatcaccatgcgcaatgccaagcgtcgactggagtggtgtaaagctttccgccattggactctggagcagcggaaacgcgttctctggagtgatgaatcacacttcaccatctggcagtttgaCGGAagaatctgagtttggcggatgccagaagaacactacctgccccaatacatagtgccaactgtaaagtttggtggtggaggatggtctggggttgtttttgatggtttgggctaggccccttagttccagtgaagggaaatcttaacgctacagcatacaaggacattctagacgattctgtttttccaactttgtggcaacagtttggaaagGCCCTCTCCTGTTTCTGCATGAcagtgcccccgtgcacaaagcaagggccatacaaaaatggtttgtcgagttcagtgaggaagaacttgactggcctccacagagccctgatctcaatcccatcaaacacctttggtatgaattgaaatgccgactgcgagccaggccttattGCCCAACGTCTGTGCCCTACCtcaataatgctcttgtggctgaatggaagcaaatccttgcagcaatgttccaacatctagtggaaagccttcccagaagagtggaggttgttatatgggggatcaactccatattaatgtccatgattttggaatgagatgtttgacaagcaggtgtccacatacttttggtcatgtatttCACATCGTTTTAGATGgaatgactgcttgttttgtcacaaactgaaattaggtgaacatTTAGAATTTTTGCACTTTTTCTGGGTGGGCTTTGTTAAGCAGTGTAACATGATCTGCACTTTCAATTTCCACTGTTTTAAATTGCCTTAAGACATTTGTGTATGTTTAAGCACTGACGCAATGAGGGTTTTGTATGTTTTTAGATGAACAAAGAAGATCAAGGATAATATACTATTCAGCACATTAGGCTGCAACACACTCGTGTGCTTTTTATTTATAACTCTTTGATACACTCTTGGGTCCTTCTAATTTCTAAGTAAATACCAATGGACTGTAAAATAACAATGGTGTAATGGTTTACTAACCATGTCCTCTCCGGTGGTGTCTGCCCTGTCAGTTGCCAGGAGGCCCAGGAGGAGCTGCTGGAGTTTCAGGAGGGCAGCAGAGAGCTGGAGGCAGAGCTGGAAACCCAGCTGGGGCAGGCTGAGCACTGCATGAGAGACCTGCACTCTGAGAACAGCAGGCTCAAGAACGAGGTGGACTCACTCAAGGTACCAAGATGAACACAATGCACTTAAAGgactgaatacatttttttttgtgctTGGAATGTGACATTTACAAATCTGAAACCCTGTGAATTTGAGTTCACTGTGAATTTGAATATTACAACCATGAGTTGGTAAGAGGCGCCTTTGCTGAAAAAGTATGATGCTCTTCTTTTGACAACCTATGAAAAACTCCATATCCTTGGCATAATAAATTATTGATGACTATTTGAAGTTTGTATCATCATGGCTTGTCCTTTAGTGCTGTCCAGAGAGGAGGCAAGTTGTTGTAGCATGTATCTGTGAGTATCCCAGCGTACATGATATTAAGGAAAATCAGGCATGGTCAACAGTAAAGTAGAGGGTTCTTAGTCAGAAATGTATGTGTAATCTAAATGAGAAATCTCTTTCATATCAGTCAGACAGACAAGGATCTCTTTCACATTTTTGCTCTGATCACAAATACGGGAAACGGCCTATCAACAATATCATATTTAGAGTTAGCAATGTGGCTAATGTGTTTTGAGTTCCCACTTCCTCAGTTGGTAAATTATGTAGCACATTGCCTAGACTAATATGCACAAAAACATGCTggaaaattaataaataaaatctgATTATTCGGGATCCTATTATGACATGTTGCACATAAAAATATCCATCATGCATTCCCTAAACATGTTAGATGAAATAGCCATTTTTTTCCTGAACATGTTTGATGAAATAGCTAACTTTCATGTCTTGGCACTTGAAAAAGTCAGTCTAGAGCCCTCCTGCTTAgctaccttgcttcaaagtataGTGAATTGATATCTTATTCACTTAATGAGGGAATTATTTTCTTAGACTTTTTGGTTGTAGGCTAATGTTGTAACACATCAGGGGAACTACTGGGTGTGTAGACTTTTGTTCCAGCAACACTCGCCAGATTCTACAAATCAACTGCTCAAAGTGACCTTGTTAAGTGGACTCAGGTGTGCTTGAGCAGTGCTggatcaaaagcctgcacacccagctcTCCAGATGGAGAGTTGACCACGTGTTTTATACAGTAACATTGCTGTATATTTGACTTTAAGGCATTTTTTCACAGTGGTATCATTATGGAAGCCAACATTCTGAACACTTAGACTTTGTGATCTAGCTAATGAATTAGCCCATTGGGGTAGGCTAAACAAATGCAGATGGGAAAGCCCTTGCTTTAGCCATCTATAGCCTACCTGCTTAAACTATGCTACTACAGCTGTTACGCTACAGCAGAATAATCATTGCTAAATTAGCACACCAGCCTGAAAATATGAGTCATGTTGGCTATAGCCTTTGGTGAAAGAGCCAGCCCTAAAAATACAACTTTTTGTAAACATGGGCTCATTTCTGGAGAAGAATATTAGCAATTCATCTTCATGGAACCTGCAGATAACCTGTGTTTATCTCTGCCGTTTGTGCATTTTCAGCATTTTTATTGGTCGAGtcaatttttggggggtatctgaaGAAATGTCATGATATTCGAATAGTGAAATAATTTCAATTGCCAATCCCTAATTCTCATACATAATGCATCAGCATGTTAATTCGCGCTCCATAATTAGCTCTAGGATGAGCGTGGCTCTGCGTCCATGTTCACATTACGACTCCTGCCATGCGAGTCAGTGAATCACGGCACCAGTGATGGTGAGATACGAACGTGTTAAGAATGTAATCTGTTATGCTTTTTTCCGACTGTATGGTGGTTATTCCAGGCAGTTAAAAAATGTTTCTTGCTTTCATGCCTTTGTTTATGGAAAATACCACAGCAACTAGTTCTCATTCTGATGCCAGAGTAAAGAATCTTAGAGATGCATTCATGTTGTGCAGTATGCTCTACATTTAGACTGTCTGTGACGCCTTGTTTAACGCCTTATGACATACTATTTACTTGACATAGGCTAGAATGTGTTTTGATGTAGTCAGTGTAGAATGCATATGTAGTTCATATAAAACGGCATTTCAGGACAAAGCAGGGCTTGTCTGGTCGAGGTTAGTGGTTAAATGATTCAGACGTGATGTATCCAGAAGATATaggtcagacaggcaggcagacccaGTCCCATCTATTGAGCTGGTCaccagagagctggaggagacaTGGGTCACATCATCATCCCATAGCCTGAGAACGCTGGAGCACAACGGAGTGCTCTGAAAAATAGATGACAGAATGTAGGTTAACGCGGCGGTTCCCTCCTTGGGTGCGTGCGACTGTGTAGTGTTAGGAAAATCTTTTAGTAAGTAAAACACCATTGGAAGCTTTAACGTCCTTTACCAATTTTAAACCCCccccagaggggttgggttaaatgcggaatttcagttgaatgcattgttgtacaactgactaggtatccctttttcttttctcttctctctcctaatCTCTCCATCCCCCCCGTTCAggagaaactggagcagcagtatgCCCAAAGCTACAAGCAGATCAACATGTTGGAGGGTGACCTGGGTCAGACCCGGGGCATCAAGGAGCAGCTCCACAAATACGTCCGGGAGCTGGAGCAGTCCAACGATGACCTGGAAAGAGCCAAGAGGTCAGCAAAGAGACCAGACCACTACACAGTATCTAACAGACACATACTGGATACAGCATTAGAAGACGAACTGTAGGAGTCATAATTTGATATTTACTGTGTACTTCAGGGTTATGTTCATTTTGGAGGAAAAGGGCAATATCTAACAGTAGTACAAATCTAACAATATAAGCAAAGGTAGTCATCCTCTGACCATCTTTCAGAAAACAAACCCATACATTTACCCCATGCAGAGAGGTGCTGATCAATGATGGAGGCTGAGGTGCTTGTGTGTTTCCTAGTTAATTGCCCACTGTGCTCTTCATTGGGAGTAATCAGACAGATGGCAAATCTCCATTCCAATTAAAACACTTGCCCAATTGGGTCTGATTGCTGTAAATTGGATTGAATTGGATTCAGGTCACCACTGTCACACATCGCCAGAGATGTAGATTACTTGGAGGAATCGGGACATTTGTTTGTCACTAAACATTCATTTTCTAGTAAAATGTATTAGCTGCCGCACACCTAACATTTTTGGTAGAGTTGCTGACTAACGGAGAGTACACTGTATAAAAAGAAAGTCACACAAATTAAATGTATTCTCCTTTATTTCCTTCTGCAGGGCTACGATTGTGTCCCTGGAGGATTTTGAGCAGCGTCTGAACCAGGCCATCGAGAGGAATGCCTTTCTGGAGAGCGAGCTTGATGAGAAAGAGTCCCTCCTGGTCTCAGTGCAGAGATTAAAAGATGAGGCCAGAGGTGCTTATTGATCCATTTTCACTCAAACCCCTGCCTGCCTTCACTCATTAGAAAATGAGCTGTTCTCTGTGAAATGAATAGAAGCCATGTTCTCACAGCATTGCTTACAGCTGCAAATTATTGTTGGGAGAGACTATAACAGTATTATCCTCAATTTGAATGCCTGGTGTCAATATGGTCTGTTTTAGAGTTAAATATTATGTCTGTCAGACCTACGACAGGAGCTCGCCGTCCGAGAGCGAAATACGGACTTGACCAGGATGTCGGCACCCTCCTCGCCCACCCAGGAGGACAACGACAAGATGGATTCCTCTGTCCAGGCCTCACT harbors:
- the ndel1a gene encoding nuclear distribution protein nudE-like 1-A isoform X7, with protein sequence MYTMDTDMIPKFSSKDEEINFWKALSLKYKKNCQEAQEELLEFQEGSRELEAELETQLGQAEHCMRDLHSENSRLKNEVDSLKEKLEQQYAQSYKQINMLEGDLGQTRGIKEQLHKYVRELEQSNDDLERAKRATIVSLEDFEQRLNQAIERNAFLESELDEKESLLVSVQRLKDEARDLRQELAVRERNTDLTRMSAPSSPTQEDNDKMDSSVQASLSLPATPLTNSLDNAFANPTELSNGLGNSLTPSARISALNIVGDLLRKVGALESKLAACRNFAKDQKARKSYAITENGNVINGNTAKFSHTLHMTSSYYDKTRERVIFPALLLAGR
- the ndel1a gene encoding nuclear distribution protein nudE-like 1-A isoform X9, encoding MYTMDTDMIPKFSSKDEEINFWKALSLKYKKNCQEAQEELLEFQEGSRELEAELETQLGQAEHCMRDLHSENSRLKNEVDSLKEKLEQQYAQSYKQINMLEGDLGQTRGIKEQLHKYVRELEQSNDDLERAKRATIVSLEDFEQRLNQAIERNAFLESELDEKESLLVSVQRLKDEARDLRQELAVRERNTDLTRMSAPSSPTQEDNDKMDSSVQASLSLPATPLTNSLDNAFANPTELSNGLGNSLTPSARISALNIVGDLLRKVGALESKLAACRNFAKDQKARKSYAITENGNVINGNTAKFSHTLHMTSSYYDKTRERVIFPALLLGR
- the ndel1a gene encoding nuclear distribution protein nudE-like 1-A isoform X4 codes for the protein MYTMDTDMIPKFSSKDEEINFWKALSLKYKKNCQEAQEELLEFQEGSRELEAELETQLGQAEHCMRDLHSENSRLKNEVDSLKEKLEQQYAQSYKQINMLEGDLGQTRGIKEQLHKYVRELEQSNDDLERAKRATIVSLEDFEQRLNQAIERNAFLESELDEKESLLVSVQRLKDEARDLRQELAVRERNTDLTRMSAPSSPTQEDNDKMDSSVQASLSLPATPLTNSLDNAFANPTELSNGLGNSLTPSARISALNIVGDLLRKVGALESKLAACRNFAKDQKARKSYAITENGNVINGNTAKFSHTLHMTSSYYDKTRAVNGLDPGTLTAITAPPAPSPPGLLPLIM
- the ndel1a gene encoding nuclear distribution protein nudE-like 1-A isoform X5, with protein sequence MYTMDTDMIPKFSSKDEEINFWKALSLKYKKNCQEAQEELLEFQEGSRELEAELETQLGQAEHCMRDLHSENSRLKNEVDSLKEKLEQQYAQSYKQINMLEGDLGQTRGIKEQLHKYVRELEQSNDDLERAKRATIVSLEDFEQRLNQAIERNAFLESELDEKESLLVSVQRLKDEARDLRQELAVRERNTDLTRMSAPSSPTQEDNDKMDSSVQASLSLPATPLTNSLDNAFANPTELSNGLGNSLTPSARISALNIVGDLLRKVGALESKLAACRNFAKDQKARKSYAITENGNVINGNTAKFSHTLHMTSSYYDKTAVNGLDPGTLTAITAPPAPSPPGLLPLIM
- the ndel1a gene encoding nuclear distribution protein nudE-like 1-A isoform X3, producing MYTMDTDMIPKFSSKDEEINFWKALSLKYKKNCQEAQEELLEFQEGSRELEAELETQLGQAEHCMRDLHSENSRLKNEVDSLKEKLEQQYAQSYKQINMLEGDLGQTRGIKEQLHKYVRELEQSNDDLERAKRATIVSLEDFEQRLNQAIERNAFLESELDEKESLLVSVQRLKDEARDLRQELAVRERNTDLTRMSAPSSPTQEDNDKMDSSVQASLSLPATPLTNSLDNAFANPTELSNGLGNSLTPSARISALNIVGDLLRKVGALESKLAACRNFAKDQKARKSYAITENGNVINGNTAKFSHTLHMTSSYYDKTRRERVIFPALLLGNGLPPPMLMMCGEVSQSPACCLINKPPSCSHLVLRAVNGLDPGTLTAITAPPAPSPPGLLPLIM
- the ndel1a gene encoding nuclear distribution protein nudE-like 1-A isoform X1, with protein sequence MYTMDTDMIPKFSSKDEEINFWKALSLKYKKNCQEAQEELLEFQEGSRELEAELETQLGQAEHCMRDLHSENSRLKNEVDSLKEKLEQQYAQSYKQINMLEGDLGQTRGIKEQLHKYVRELEQSNDDLERAKRATIVSLEDFEQRLNQAIERNAFLESELDEKESLLVSVQRLKDEARDLRQELAVRERNTDLTRMSAPSSPTQEDNDKMDSSVQASLSLPATPLTNSLDNAFANPTELSNGLGNSLTPSARISALNIVGDLLRKVGALESKLAACRNFAKDQKARKSYAITENGNVINGNTAKFSHTLHMTSSYYDKTRRERVIFPALLLGNGLPPPMLMMCGEVSQSPACCLINKPPSCSHLVLSRAVNGLDPGTLTAITAPPAPSPPGLLPLIM
- the ndel1a gene encoding nuclear distribution protein nudE-like 1-A isoform X6, whose product is MYTMDTDMIPKFSSKDEEINFWKALSLKYKKNCQEAQEELLEFQEGSRELEAELETQLGQAEHCMRDLHSENSRLKNEVDSLKEKLEQQYAQSYKQINMLEGDLGQTRGIKEQLHKYVRELEQSNDDLERAKRATIVSLEDFEQRLNQAIERNAFLESELDEKESLLVSVQRLKDEARDLRQELAVRERNTDLTRMSAPSSPTQEDNDKMDSSVQASLSLPATPLTNSLDNAFANPTELSNGLGNSLTPSARISALNIVGDLLRKVGALESKLAACRNFAKDQKARKSYAITENGNVINGNTAKFSHTLHMTSSYYDKTRRERVIFPALLLAGR
- the ndel1a gene encoding nuclear distribution protein nudE-like 1-A isoform X8, whose translation is MYTMDTDMIPKFSSKDEEINFWKALSLKYKKNCQEAQEELLEFQEGSRELEAELETQLGQAEHCMRDLHSENSRLKNEVDSLKEKLEQQYAQSYKQINMLEGDLGQTRGIKEQLHKYVRELEQSNDDLERAKRATIVSLEDFEQRLNQAIERNAFLESELDEKESLLVSVQRLKDEARDLRQELAVRERNTDLTRMSAPSSPTQEDNDKMDSSVQASLSLPATPLTNSLDNAFANPTELSNGLGNSLTPSARISALNIVGDLLRKVGALESKLAACRNFAKDQKARKSYAITENGNVINGNTAKFSHTLHMTSSYYDKTRRERVIFPALLLGR
- the ndel1a gene encoding nuclear distribution protein nudE-like 1-A isoform X2 — its product is MYTMDTDMIPKFSSKDEEINFWKALSLKYKKNCQEAQEELLEFQEGSRELEAELETQLGQAEHCMRDLHSENSRLKNEVDSLKEKLEQQYAQSYKQINMLEGDLGQTRGIKEQLHKYVRELEQSNDDLERAKRATIVSLEDFEQRLNQAIERNAFLESELDEKESLLVSVQRLKDEARDLRQELAVRERNTDLTRMSAPSSPTQEDNDKMDSSVQASLSLPATPLTNSLDNAFANPTELSNGLGNSLTPSARISALNIVGDLLRKVGALESKLAACRNFAKDQKARKSYAITENGNVINGNTAKFSHTLHMTSSYYDKTRERVIFPALLLGNGLPPPMLMMCGEVSQSPACCLINKPPSCSHLVLSRAVNGLDPGTLTAITAPPAPSPPGLLPLIM